From the genome of Rhodobacteraceae bacterium Araon29, one region includes:
- a CDS encoding superoxide dismutase codes for MAFELPDLPYAHDALAGLGMSAETLEYHHDLHHKAYVDNGNKLIAGTEWESKSLEDIITGTYDAGAVAQNGIFNNASQHWNHMQFWEMMGPGGTAMPSELTSAINDSFGSADEFKAQFAAAGAGQFGSGWCWLVKDSDGSLKVTKTENGVNPLCYGQTALLGCDVWEHSYYIDFRNKRPVYLSNFLDNLVNWENVASRM; via the coding sequence ATGGCTTTTGAACTTCCTGATCTTCCTTATGCCCATGATGCGCTCGCCGGTCTCGGTATGTCTGCCGAAACGCTTGAGTATCACCATGACCTGCATCACAAAGCCTATGTCGATAATGGCAATAAGCTGATTGCGGGTACCGAATGGGAAAGCAAGTCTTTAGAAGACATCATCACCGGGACATACGACGCCGGCGCAGTGGCCCAAAATGGAATATTCAACAATGCGAGCCAGCATTGGAACCATATGCAGTTTTGGGAAATGATGGGGCCGGGCGGTACGGCGATGCCTTCTGAGCTGACATCAGCGATCAATGACAGCTTTGGCAGCGCTGATGAATTCAAGGCACAATTTGCCGCCGCAGGGGCCGGTCAATTCGGTTCTGGCTGGTGCTGGCTTGTAAAAGACAGCGATGGCAGCTTGAAAGTGACCAAAACCGAAAATGGTGTTAACCCGCTGTGTTACGGGCAAACCGCATTGCTTGGCTGCGATGTCTGGGAGCATTCTTATTACATCGATTTTCGCAACAAGCGGCCGGTATATTTGAGCAATTTCCTAGATAATCTTGTGAACTGGGAAAACGTTGCCAGCCGGATGTAA
- a CDS encoding LysM peptidoglycan-binding domain-containing protein, translated as MDNKSSQSSLLIGIVAALLVAAVAGDMIYRSVFKSTATAPEVSADADQTAEPTPQAAPASDGNMSQSDAQEPSEPMTKPAASAEETDEQDASTTSSDSPETETSSVTSIILQTVRVDSDGAVVIAGTGVPGQLVEILVNGELFETAIADGQGNFVSLFDLPYSDAVRVLSLRSIVDGQELVSDQDAIIAPAQIAAAAPSQATTEPDVTPKPDVAETEVAQADVASETESQQSESNTAESSVAEQPESDIQAAEIETEEASTAAQSVAEPAADSAEPTNTGSTVAAAETEQVAEDASVVSAADEPNTTASGTDESIVVSVTEEQTSEPATQGQTEQADASESDTSSAELATVSTKDSTQAPAVQAPQTDSSVAVEGDDSKVGDLTAITESSPDKAQPAESDEGVAAATNEDTTEEMATVEAETTQVATDELVEDTADGADSVSEVESDQTPTVMIADQDGVRVVQGGEAQSSSDVALDAISYDEEGEVALSGRGSPSAQVMVYLDNAPISSTVLDSAGQWKTDLTNVDPGVYTLRIDQLDTGGKVVSRLETPFQRENRERLTEQVAASAEPARVNVITVQPGFTLWAIARSRYGQGVLYVQVFEANRDKIRDPDLIYPGQVFQLPD; from the coding sequence ATGGATAACAAATCGTCGCAGTCTTCGCTGTTGATTGGTATCGTGGCCGCGCTTCTGGTTGCCGCTGTGGCCGGAGATATGATTTATCGCTCGGTATTTAAAAGCACGGCAACTGCTCCTGAGGTTTCTGCTGATGCAGACCAAACTGCAGAGCCTACGCCACAAGCAGCACCCGCATCTGATGGAAATATGTCACAAAGTGACGCACAAGAACCGTCCGAGCCTATGACTAAACCGGCCGCCTCGGCAGAGGAAACTGACGAGCAAGACGCCAGTACTACATCCTCAGATTCGCCTGAAACTGAAACCAGCTCAGTGACTTCTATTATTTTACAAACAGTTAGAGTGGACAGCGATGGTGCTGTTGTGATTGCGGGTACAGGTGTGCCCGGTCAATTGGTGGAAATTCTGGTCAATGGTGAATTGTTTGAGACTGCGATTGCTGATGGTCAGGGCAATTTTGTAAGCCTGTTTGATTTGCCTTATAGTGATGCCGTCAGAGTATTGTCTCTGCGTAGCATCGTGGATGGCCAAGAACTCGTGTCCGACCAAGATGCCATTATTGCACCGGCTCAAATTGCTGCTGCTGCGCCCAGCCAAGCCACAACAGAGCCGGACGTTACACCAAAACCTGATGTGGCAGAGACCGAAGTTGCGCAGGCTGATGTCGCATCCGAAACAGAATCGCAACAAAGCGAAAGTAACACTGCCGAGAGTTCGGTCGCTGAGCAGCCAGAATCGGATATACAAGCAGCTGAGATCGAAACGGAAGAAGCCTCTACGGCTGCGCAAAGCGTTGCAGAACCGGCCGCAGACAGCGCAGAGCCGACAAATACGGGTTCGACCGTTGCAGCAGCCGAAACAGAACAGGTTGCCGAAGACGCATCTGTTGTATCGGCTGCCGATGAGCCAAATACCACCGCATCGGGCACAGATGAAAGCATCGTTGTCAGCGTCACCGAGGAGCAGACAAGCGAACCTGCTACACAGGGTCAAACTGAGCAAGCGGATGCTTCTGAAAGTGATACGTCAAGCGCAGAACTTGCAACCGTTTCAACCAAAGACAGCACCCAAGCGCCAGCGGTGCAAGCACCCCAAACAGACAGTTCTGTCGCGGTTGAAGGAGATGACAGCAAAGTTGGCGACCTGACAGCGATAACGGAAAGCAGCCCAGATAAAGCGCAACCCGCAGAGAGCGACGAGGGCGTGGCTGCTGCCACCAATGAAGATACAACAGAAGAAATGGCAACTGTTGAAGCAGAAACCACCCAAGTAGCGACGGATGAGTTAGTCGAAGACACCGCCGATGGTGCAGATTCCGTATCAGAAGTGGAATCTGACCAAACCCCGACTGTGATGATCGCTGATCAAGACGGTGTGCGTGTGGTTCAAGGTGGCGAGGCTCAATCTTCCTCAGATGTGGCATTGGATGCGATTAGTTATGATGAAGAGGGTGAAGTGGCTTTGTCTGGCCGCGGTTCGCCGTCGGCGCAAGTTATGGTTTATCTGGATAATGCACCCATTTCATCAACGGTGCTGGACAGCGCGGGGCAATGGAAAACCGATCTGACGAATGTCGATCCAGGGGTCTACACGCTGCGCATTGATCAATTGGATACTGGGGGAAAAGTCGTGTCTCGGTTGGAAACGCCATTTCAGCGTGAAAACCGTGAGCGTCTAACAGAACAGGTTGCCGCCTCGGCAGAGCCAGCGCGGGTTAATGTAATTACCGTACAGCCTGGCTTCACGCTGTGGGCAATAGCACGCAGCCGTTATGGCCAAGGAGTACTCTATGTACAGGTTTTCGAGGCCAATCGGGATAAAATCCGTGATCCGGATCTTATCTATCCTGGTCAGGTTTTCCAATTGCCGGATTAA
- the rarD gene encoding EamA family transporter RarD codes for MTEVQKGVLAMVVACLIWGLSPLYYKLLVSVPPIELLSHRTIWSMVLFSLILLMQGRLQGSFKVLQDKKIAAILLIAALMIAFNWFVFIYSIQVNRATESSLGYFIFPLVSVVFGVVLFRENLSPTQISAVMLAAAAVIILTFGLGQVPWIALSVSVSFGIYGVIKKSLSIPAIVTVTLEVLLLSPIALMILYIHHASDSGGQFGQSLSVSLLLILSGLMTATPLILFSYATRRVELATVGILQYINPSLQFLCATVLFLEPLSIWHAFAFPLIWIALALYSWASFQTAKRSI; via the coding sequence ATGACCGAGGTTCAAAAAGGTGTGCTTGCCATGGTTGTTGCCTGCCTTATATGGGGGCTTTCACCACTTTATTATAAGTTGCTGGTCAGTGTGCCGCCGATCGAGCTTTTGTCCCATCGTACGATTTGGTCAATGGTGTTGTTTTCGTTGATTTTGCTCATGCAAGGGCGTTTACAGGGTAGTTTTAAAGTTTTGCAGGATAAAAAAATTGCTGCGATATTATTAATTGCAGCTTTAATGATTGCATTTAACTGGTTCGTTTTCATTTATTCCATTCAAGTCAACCGCGCCACAGAATCCAGCTTGGGTTATTTTATTTTCCCCCTGGTATCGGTTGTTTTCGGTGTTGTGTTGTTTCGAGAAAACCTTAGCCCTACCCAAATCAGCGCGGTGATGTTGGCTGCCGCTGCTGTTATTATATTAACTTTCGGTCTTGGGCAGGTTCCTTGGATTGCGCTTTCAGTATCGGTCAGTTTTGGCATTTACGGCGTCATTAAGAAATCCCTTAGCATACCGGCCATCGTAACGGTTACGTTGGAAGTATTATTGTTGTCACCAATTGCACTGATGATTTTATATATTCATCATGCCTCGGACAGCGGCGGTCAATTTGGCCAGTCTCTTTCCGTAAGCCTTTTGTTGATCTTATCTGGGCTGATGACTGCAACGCCATTGATCCTTTTTTCCTATGCCACACGGCGCGTCGAACTGGCGACAGTAGGAATATTGCAATATATTAATCCCAGTTTGCAGTTCCTATGTGCAACCGTTTTATTCCTAGAGCCTTTATCCATCTGGCATGCCTTTGCGTTTCCACTTATTTGGATTGCATTGGCGCTTTATAGTTGGGCCAGCTTTCAAACCGCAAAACGTTCAATATAA
- a CDS encoding TIGR00730 family Rossman fold protein: protein MKKLSVCVYCGSRTGNLPAYVDQAEALGLAIARAGWRLVYGAGDIGLMGTVASATQNAGGETFGVIPTHLLKAEVGKTDLTRFIVTENMHERKKVMFMNSDALVVMPGGAGSLDEFFEVLTWAQLKLHKKPIIILNVAHYWDPLIALIDHMIENGFADSSLRGLFTVTSTAEETMDYIERFAV, encoded by the coding sequence ATGAAAAAACTATCGGTGTGTGTCTATTGTGGCTCGCGGACGGGCAACTTGCCAGCTTATGTCGATCAAGCCGAGGCATTGGGTCTGGCAATTGCTAGAGCAGGATGGCGGCTTGTCTACGGCGCAGGTGATATTGGCTTGATGGGCACGGTTGCAAGCGCCACACAGAACGCTGGTGGAGAAACTTTTGGTGTGATTCCAACACATTTGCTTAAAGCCGAGGTCGGCAAAACCGACTTAACCCGATTTATTGTGACTGAAAACATGCATGAGCGGAAAAAAGTGATGTTCATGAACAGCGATGCGTTGGTGGTCATGCCAGGCGGTGCCGGCTCGCTTGACGAATTTTTTGAAGTGCTCACATGGGCTCAGCTTAAATTGCATAAAAAACCCATCATCATCCTTAACGTAGCCCATTACTGGGATCCGTTGATCGCCCTCATTGACCACATGATTGAAAACGGCTTTGCCGACAGCTCACTGCGCGGCCTCTTCACCGTTACAAGCACCGCCGAGGAAACGATGGATTATATTGAACGTTTTGCGGTTTGA
- a CDS encoding ATP-binding cassette domain-containing protein, with protein sequence MSDTTTSKDVTAQEERRSAWKIIKNVIPYLWPDSQKAVKARVVLALILLVVAKIVATVLPLLQGAAVDSLSGITTDFILGAVGITLAYGVARILESGFQELRDAVFAPVGQRALRLLALETFRHIHSLSMRYHITRKTGGLSRIVERGVKGVDFLLRFLLFSIGPLILQLVMISSVLFVKLDVKYVLVVLITIGLYVWFTFTVSEWRVKLRRRMNEQDTEANQKAIDSLLNFETVKYFNAEEREAQRYDSAMAGYADAALKTSYSLAALNFGQVVLITLGLTTMMVMAAVGVQNGSLSVGDFVVVTAYMIQITMPLNFLGFVYREIRQALVDMSEMFDLLNYPTEVTDKPDAAILKVTGGHVTFNKIHFGYEADRQILLNVSIDIPAGQTIAIVGPSGSGKSTIGRLLFRFYDASAGSLCIDGQDVRDVTQLSLHQSIGVVPQDTVLFNDTILYNIAYGREGASFAEIEQAAKDAQIHDFIQSLPQGYDTLVGERGLKLSGGEKQRVGIARTLLKNPPILLLDEATSALDSETEHEIQDALDRAGRGRTVLMIAHRLSTVAKADSIVVLEDGQVVERGDHKTLLARKGRYHDLWTLQQSEKETAA encoded by the coding sequence ATGTCGGATACAACAACTTCCAAAGATGTTACAGCCCAAGAAGAGCGACGCTCCGCGTGGAAAATCATCAAGAATGTAATTCCGTATCTTTGGCCAGATAGTCAAAAAGCTGTCAAAGCCCGCGTTGTTTTGGCTCTAATATTGCTTGTAGTGGCCAAGATTGTCGCCACTGTCCTGCCGCTTTTACAAGGTGCTGCGGTTGATAGCCTAAGCGGAATAACTACAGATTTTATTCTGGGAGCTGTGGGAATAACGCTCGCCTATGGGGTCGCCCGCATCCTGGAAAGTGGTTTTCAGGAATTACGCGACGCTGTTTTTGCACCTGTTGGTCAAAGAGCATTGCGCCTATTGGCGCTGGAAACGTTTCGCCATATCCATAGCCTATCTATGCGCTACCACATTACGCGAAAAACCGGAGGCCTCAGCAGAATTGTTGAGCGCGGTGTCAAAGGTGTCGACTTTTTATTGCGATTTTTGCTCTTTTCTATAGGACCTTTGATTTTGCAATTGGTAATGATTTCCAGCGTTTTGTTTGTCAAATTGGATGTTAAGTACGTTCTGGTCGTTCTTATCACGATAGGGCTTTATGTGTGGTTTACATTCACGGTGTCTGAATGGCGGGTTAAATTACGCCGGCGGATGAATGAACAGGATACAGAAGCGAACCAAAAGGCGATTGATAGCCTGCTGAACTTTGAAACCGTTAAATATTTTAACGCTGAAGAACGTGAAGCTCAACGCTATGACAGCGCGATGGCGGGCTATGCTGACGCAGCGCTAAAAACCAGCTATTCGTTGGCTGCGCTGAACTTTGGTCAAGTGGTTTTGATCACGCTGGGCTTAACCACAATGATGGTTATGGCAGCTGTGGGTGTGCAAAATGGCTCACTCAGTGTTGGGGATTTTGTTGTTGTGACAGCTTATATGATCCAAATCACAATGCCGCTTAATTTTTTGGGATTTGTTTATCGGGAAATTCGCCAAGCGCTGGTGGACATGTCTGAAATGTTTGATCTTCTGAATTACCCAACCGAAGTTACGGATAAACCGGATGCGGCTATTTTGAAAGTCACGGGCGGGCATGTGACGTTCAATAAAATTCACTTTGGCTATGAAGCAGACCGGCAAATTTTACTGAACGTGAGCATTGATATTCCGGCAGGACAAACCATTGCCATTGTTGGACCGTCAGGCTCTGGAAAATCTACTATCGGCCGGTTGCTGTTTCGCTTTTATGATGCCAGCGCTGGTTCGCTTTGCATTGATGGTCAAGACGTGCGCGATGTTACCCAACTTAGCCTGCATCAGTCCATTGGCGTGGTACCACAGGATACGGTTCTGTTTAACGATACAATTCTCTATAATATTGCCTACGGGCGCGAGGGCGCTAGTTTTGCCGAGATTGAGCAGGCGGCGAAAGACGCTCAAATTCATGATTTTATTCAGTCTTTGCCACAAGGCTATGACACATTGGTGGGTGAAAGAGGGCTCAAACTATCTGGCGGTGAAAAGCAGCGGGTTGGTATTGCTAGGACTTTGTTGAAAAACCCACCAATTTTATTGCTTGATGAAGCAACCAGCGCGCTCGATAGCGAAACAGAACATGAAATTCAAGACGCGCTTGATCGGGCAGGGCGTGGCCGCACGGTGCTTATGATTGCGCATCGCTTATCGACCGTTGCCAAAGCGGACAGCATTGTGGTGCTGGAAGATGGACAGGTGGTAGAGCGCGGAGATCACAAAACACTTTTGGCACGCAAAGGGCGTTATCATGACTTGTGGACATTGCAGCAGTCGGAAAAAGAGACTGCTGCGTAG
- a CDS encoding AcrB/AcrD/AcrF family protein — protein sequence MTGLVDWAAERARMIVALIIAALTAGIFAYTGLPKEGEPDIQVPVLFISVPFPGISAADSETLLVKPMETELADLAGLKKITASAAENYAGVALEFEFGWDKAKTLADVRDAMNSVEAKFPEGADKYSINEINFSEFPIIIVNLTGNVPERTMTRVAEDLQDKIEAIDAVLEAAISGNRQEMVEVSIDPLRLESYNVTANELISVVRNNNQLIAAGEVDSAQGTFAVKIPSSFDEPRDIYSLPVKTNGDRVVTLGDLATIKLTFEDRAGTARFNGETTVALQVVKRKGFNLIKTAKQITELVEAEKATWPQDLRAAINVGTSNDQSRVVDSMVSQLEGSVLTAIALVMMVVLSSLGTRAALLVGFAIPTSFLLSFVLMGVMGITISNIVMFGLILAVGMLVDGAIVVVEYADKKIAEGIGPMSAYVEAAKRMFWPVVSSTATTLCAFLPMLFWPGVAGQFMGMLPVTLIFVLSASLIVALVFLPIIGGVSGRLSRMFENGSDVLRSTLPWAVRAALVPVVFYAVFLSAMQVVNPAYLLDLDRETSGIWAIFPGAAMFILSAFAGSTVLGSVKIERPAKRVQVGYRRTPFGYFIKLVAGNPIMPLVTIAGVALFAVSVFTYYGANNKGVEFFVESEPEQAIVYVKARGNLSLDEKDVLLRQAEKIVIDHPGIASVFSFAGAGGLNQNTAGASTPKDTIGRIQLETIPWEDRREQPELDGNIVVDELTTQLKQIPGIQIEVLALGRGPASSKPVHLRLTGDNWDDLLSSTEKMRAVFDGTYGLNLVEDSLPLPGIDWQIDVDVEKAGRYGADVATVGGMVQLVTRGLLLDTMRVDSSDEEVEIRVRLPREDRFLSTLDTLKVRTQDGLVPLSNFITRKPVKKLAEINRINQKRYFDIKAAVLPDLKRTVTDENGESREVMINANERIAYLTEYLEANPMPAGISWEWTGDQQDQAESQAFLSSAFSAALALMFIILLAQFNSFYNATIVLLAVVLSTVGVLIGMLVMDQAFSTIMTGTGIVALAGIVVNNNIVLIDTYQDLSKYMPRVEAIIRTAEQRIRPVLLTTITTMAGLAPMMFGLSLDFIGGGYSVDSPTALWWKQLATAVVFGLGIATVLTLVFTPALLSSRVWVVTYAKWFANALRVLGANRQANIAQDWALRRKAKRIKQPEIIWSDLVGSDGKEAPLGMSATPLRAAE from the coding sequence ATGACTGGTTTGGTAGATTGGGCCGCTGAACGCGCCCGTATGATTGTTGCATTGATTATTGCGGCCCTGACTGCAGGTATTTTTGCCTATACAGGCTTGCCCAAAGAAGGCGAGCCAGACATCCAAGTGCCTGTGCTATTTATTTCCGTTCCGTTTCCAGGCATTTCTGCTGCTGACAGCGAAACACTCTTGGTCAAGCCAATGGAAACCGAATTGGCGGATTTGGCCGGCTTAAAGAAAATCACTGCCTCGGCGGCAGAAAACTATGCCGGCGTTGCGCTCGAATTTGAATTTGGTTGGGACAAAGCAAAAACGCTGGCAGATGTCCGCGATGCGATGAATTCTGTTGAGGCCAAATTCCCCGAAGGTGCAGATAAGTATTCTATTAATGAAATCAATTTCTCGGAATTTCCGATTATCATTGTGAACCTGACCGGCAATGTTCCCGAGCGCACGATGACTCGCGTTGCCGAGGACCTGCAAGATAAGATCGAAGCCATTGATGCCGTACTGGAAGCCGCAATATCAGGCAATCGTCAGGAAATGGTTGAGGTTTCGATCGACCCACTGCGGCTTGAATCTTATAATGTCACCGCGAACGAATTGATTAGTGTTGTCCGCAACAATAACCAGTTGATTGCTGCTGGCGAAGTGGACTCGGCCCAAGGCACATTTGCTGTCAAAATTCCATCAAGTTTTGATGAGCCGCGCGATATCTATTCATTGCCCGTGAAAACCAACGGCGACCGTGTGGTCACATTAGGTGATTTGGCCACCATAAAACTAACCTTTGAAGACCGCGCCGGCACTGCCCGTTTTAACGGTGAAACAACAGTTGCGCTGCAAGTGGTGAAGCGAAAAGGCTTTAACCTGATTAAAACCGCCAAGCAGATTACCGAGTTGGTCGAAGCCGAAAAGGCCACATGGCCGCAAGATTTGCGTGCAGCGATAAATGTTGGCACATCGAACGATCAATCGCGTGTGGTTGACAGTATGGTTAGCCAGCTTGAAGGCTCGGTTCTGACCGCAATCGCTTTGGTGATGATGGTTGTTCTGTCTTCGCTGGGCACGCGCGCAGCGCTTCTGGTTGGCTTTGCAATCCCGACCTCATTCCTCTTAAGTTTTGTGTTGATGGGCGTGATGGGGATTACCATTTCAAACATTGTGATGTTCGGGCTTATCCTCGCCGTGGGGATGTTGGTGGATGGCGCGATTGTTGTGGTTGAATATGCCGATAAAAAGATTGCCGAAGGCATCGGCCCGATGAGCGCATATGTAGAGGCTGCAAAACGCATGTTCTGGCCGGTTGTGAGCTCAACCGCAACCACCTTATGCGCCTTTTTGCCGATGTTGTTCTGGCCCGGTGTTGCGGGTCAGTTCATGGGCATGCTTCCGGTGACATTGATTTTTGTACTTTCTGCGTCGTTGATTGTGGCGTTGGTGTTCTTGCCAATTATCGGCGGCGTATCCGGCCGGCTGAGCCGCATGTTTGAAAATGGATCAGACGTCTTGCGGTCGACTTTGCCCTGGGCGGTTCGCGCCGCGCTGGTGCCAGTGGTGTTTTATGCTGTTTTTCTAAGTGCCATGCAGGTTGTAAACCCGGCCTATCTATTAGACTTGGACCGAGAAACCTCAGGCATTTGGGCGATATTTCCGGGAGCTGCGATGTTTATTTTGTCGGCCTTTGCGGGCTCGACAGTTCTGGGATCGGTTAAAATCGAGCGCCCGGCCAAACGTGTGCAAGTGGGGTACCGCAGAACCCCGTTTGGGTATTTCATTAAGCTGGTGGCCGGCAACCCGATCATGCCTTTAGTGACCATCGCAGGTGTGGCTTTGTTCGCGGTTTCTGTTTTTACTTACTACGGCGCCAATAACAAAGGCGTAGAGTTCTTTGTAGAATCCGAGCCCGAGCAAGCTATTGTCTACGTCAAAGCCCGGGGAAACCTTTCGCTTGATGAAAAAGACGTTCTTTTACGCCAAGCTGAAAAGATCGTTATTGATCATCCCGGGATCGCAAGTGTGTTTTCGTTTGCAGGCGCAGGCGGCTTAAACCAAAACACCGCAGGCGCTTCGACGCCAAAAGACACCATTGGACGAATTCAGCTTGAAACCATTCCATGGGAAGATCGCCGCGAGCAGCCAGAACTTGATGGCAATATTGTGGTTGACGAGCTGACCACGCAGCTCAAACAAATTCCGGGCATTCAAATCGAGGTGCTGGCTCTTGGCCGCGGCCCAGCCAGCAGCAAGCCAGTGCATCTAAGGCTTACAGGTGATAATTGGGATGATCTTCTGTCCAGCACAGAAAAGATGCGCGCGGTCTTTGACGGCACCTATGGACTAAACTTGGTAGAAGACTCACTACCCCTGCCGGGGATTGACTGGCAGATTGACGTGGATGTGGAAAAAGCCGGTCGCTATGGGGCGGATGTCGCCACCGTGGGCGGCATGGTGCAATTGGTCACCCGCGGTCTTTTATTGGATACGATGCGGGTTGATAGCAGCGATGAAGAGGTTGAAATTAGAGTACGCCTCCCACGCGAAGACCGGTTTTTAAGCACGCTAGATACCTTAAAAGTGCGCACTCAAGATGGTCTTGTTCCGTTATCCAATTTTATCACCCGAAAACCAGTTAAAAAGCTGGCTGAGATTAATCGGATTAACCAAAAACGTTACTTTGACATCAAAGCGGCGGTTCTGCCGGACCTAAAACGGACTGTGACGGACGAAAATGGTGAAAGCCGTGAAGTTATGATCAATGCAAATGAGCGGATTGCCTATTTAACCGAATATCTCGAAGCTAATCCGATGCCTGCAGGTATTTCTTGGGAATGGACCGGCGATCAACAAGACCAAGCTGAAAGTCAGGCTTTCCTATCGAGTGCCTTTAGCGCGGCTCTGGCGCTGATGTTCATTATTTTGCTGGCACAGTTCAACAGCTTTTATAACGCAACAATTGTTCTTTTGGCCGTTGTCCTTTCGACCGTAGGAGTGTTGATCGGAATGTTGGTGATGGACCAAGCCTTTTCCACCATCATGACCGGAACTGGTATTGTTGCGTTGGCAGGTATTGTGGTGAACAACAACATTGTTTTAATCGACACCTATCAAGATCTTTCAAAATATATGCCGCGTGTGGAAGCTATTATCCGAACAGCTGAACAGCGCATCCGGCCCGTACTTTTGACCACGATCACCACCATGGCCGGCCTTGCACCGATGATGTTTGGCCTCAGCCTTGACTTTATAGGTGGCGGCTATTCGGTTGATAGCCCAACCGCACTGTGGTGGAAACAGCTGGCTACTGCGGTTGTTTTTGGTCTTGGCATCGCAACGGTGCTCACATTGGTGTTTACCCCGGCGTTGCTGTCCTCTCGTGTTTGGGTGGTGACCTATGCAAAATGGTTTGCAAATGCGCTTCGCGTGCTTGGCGCCAACCGTCAGGCAAATATTGCGCAGGATTGGGCTCTGCGACGCAAAGCAAAGCGTATTAAACAACCTGAAATCATCTGGTCTGATTTGGTTGGCAGCGATGGAAAAGAAGCCCCTTTAGGCATGAGTGCAACCCCTTTAAGAGCTGCTGAATAA
- a CDS encoding efflux RND transporter periplasmic adaptor subunit: MRIISFLTAILVTAFLYLMVFERDALRAVSQGAPLSTLVNAVLGNEPAGVEQQDVTKPIAESAQKEEASIEDDRASAELIKIVAVKSKAQEIDSAVVLRGQTEAARQVQVRAETSGQVISEPLRKGSLINPNQILCQLDPGTRSTSLADAVARLAEAKARVPETQARLEEAQSRLEEAQFNLNAAEKLAEGGYATETRVTSAQAATRSAEASVATAKAGFESTRSRIQSAEAVVASAEKEIERLTLVAPFKGILETDTAEIGSLLQPGSLCATIIQIDPIKVVGFVPEGEVQRVQIGAKTATQLVSGQAVFGNVTFISRAADPLTRTFRVEIEVPNPDRSIRDGQTAEILIASEGKQAHLLPQSALTLNDDGNLGLRLVGEGNIAIFKEVDLLRDTIEGVWLAGLPDEVAVIVVGQEYVNDGVEVAPTYREMTQ, encoded by the coding sequence ATGCGAATAATATCTTTTTTGACGGCAATTTTAGTGACAGCCTTTCTTTATCTGATGGTATTTGAAAGAGATGCGCTCCGCGCTGTTTCTCAGGGTGCGCCGTTGAGCACACTTGTGAATGCTGTATTGGGCAACGAGCCTGCGGGTGTGGAGCAACAAGATGTCACTAAACCAATCGCAGAGAGCGCGCAAAAAGAAGAGGCCTCTATCGAGGATGATCGCGCCAGCGCTGAGCTGATAAAAATCGTTGCAGTGAAATCCAAGGCGCAAGAAATCGACAGCGCCGTTGTTCTGCGTGGTCAAACCGAGGCGGCGCGGCAAGTCCAAGTGCGCGCCGAAACCTCTGGTCAGGTCATTTCTGAGCCCCTGCGCAAAGGCAGTTTGATCAACCCGAACCAAATCTTATGTCAATTGGACCCTGGAACGCGCTCAACCAGTCTAGCTGATGCCGTGGCGCGTTTGGCCGAAGCCAAAGCCCGTGTTCCAGAAACCCAAGCTCGGCTAGAGGAAGCGCAATCACGGCTTGAAGAGGCGCAGTTCAACCTAAATGCCGCTGAGAAACTGGCCGAGGGCGGCTATGCGACGGAAACGCGTGTCACGTCCGCACAGGCGGCCACCCGATCTGCCGAAGCAAGCGTTGCAACGGCCAAAGCCGGCTTTGAATCTACCCGCTCTCGGATACAATCCGCCGAAGCAGTGGTCGCATCGGCAGAAAAAGAAATTGAACGTCTCACTCTGGTGGCTCCTTTCAAAGGTATTTTGGAAACCGATACAGCAGAAATCGGAAGCCTACTCCAACCCGGCTCACTGTGCGCAACAATTATCCAAATTGACCCCATTAAGGTTGTTGGTTTTGTTCCTGAGGGCGAAGTTCAACGGGTTCAAATAGGAGCCAAAACAGCAACGCAGCTGGTGTCTGGCCAAGCAGTGTTTGGTAATGTCACTTTCATTTCACGCGCTGCTGATCCTTTGACCCGCACATTTCGAGTCGAAATAGAGGTGCCAAACCCCGATCGTAGCATCCGCGATGGACAAACCGCCGAAATCCTCATTGCCTCAGAAGGCAAACAGGCGCATCTGCTCCCGCAATCTGCATTAACACTTAACGATGACGGCAACTTAGGGCTTAGGCTGGTCGGAGAAGGTAATATCGCTATATTCAAGGAAGTTGACTTATTGCGAGATACCATAGAGGGTGTTTGGCTTGCAGGATTACCTGATGAAGTCGCCGTAATTGTGGTGGGTCAAGAATATGTCAATGATGGGGTTGAAGTTGCGCCGACATACCGGGAGATGACGCAATGA